Part of the Thermocladium sp. ECH_B genome is shown below.
GCTTAATAACTTTTTCGCATCCTCCTTACCTTTTTCCGTTAAAAAATATTTGAACACACCATCATCATCCCAGATATAGACTAGCTTTCCCTCCTTCTCTAATTTGTCCACAGCCTTCATTAACTCCTCAGAGTATGGACCATATTTACTTGCTTTAAATTTTACCCAGTGGAAGACCTCTTGGTTCACTAAGAAAACAAGTTTCTGCATCCTTGTTTCTGTTTCTATATGCCCTCCTGCTAATTCTAAGACTAAGAGCAGCAGCTTCTTTGC
Proteins encoded:
- a CDS encoding transcriptional regulator, with translation MASEEAKKLLLLVLELAGGHIETETRMQKLVFLVNQEVFHWVKFKASKYGPYSEELMKAVDKLEKEGKLVYIWDDDGVFKYFLTEKGKEDAKKLLSQLKDKDEDKLKKAMEIIQKYKDKPPTYLAAYTYKYYPEYAEKSIIKDIVERWIRYYHL